The following DNA comes from Pongo pygmaeus isolate AG05252 chromosome 9, NHGRI_mPonPyg2-v2.0_pri, whole genome shotgun sequence.
ACTCCAGCCTCAGGGAGTCCACTGTAGTCCGCCTCACCCCTGTACCCCTGCTCTGTCCCTTCCACAGATCATTCTCAACTCCATGCACCGCTACCAGCCCCGTTTCCACGTGGTCTTCGTGGACCCACGCAAGGACAGTGAGCGCTATGCCCAGGAGAACTTCAAGTCCTTCATCTTCACAGAGACCCAGTTCACAGCTGTGACAGCCTATCAGAACCACAGGGTGGGTGAACCAGCTCGGGAGCACCCGCTGCACGCCCATTTCACAGGGGTGGAGACTGAGCCCTGAGGCTTGCAGCCCTCACTGGCACAGACTACTGCCCTCCCAACTTGCCCTGAGTATCTGCCGTCAGTCAAGGCCCTGCCCGTACTCCTATCAGCTCAGAGTTCCTGGGCCAAGGGGCCCGGGTGCCAGGGCCTCCTGACTGCGGGTTCCCGGGAGGACAAGGTGGCTGAGCCTGGCTCATGGCCAGCCCACGACTGCACTTTGTCTCCTGCAGATCACCCAGCTGAAAATCGCCAGCAACCCTTTTGCCAAGGGCTTTAGAGAGAGTGACCTGGACTCCTGGTACTGTCTGACCCTGATCCTAGCCCCTCGCCCCCACCCCAGGCATATCCTAAGGCCTCAGTTTCCGACCCTTGTTTCAGGGTCACACCCTCTGACCCATCCTGGGGCCCCACCATCTGAATCTGGCCATGATCCCTGGCCCGGGTTCTTCCCCTTGATCCCCTCCCCCCGTTCTTGCTTGTTCTATCTTCAGGCCTGTGGCCCCACGGCCCCTGCTCAGTGTCCCAGCCCGGAGTCACAGCAGCCTCAGTCCCTGTGTGCTGAAGGGCACCACAGACAGGGAGAAAGGTAAGGCCCCAGGCCTGCAGACATAGTGGGACTAAGGTGTACATGGTGGGCAGGAGGCAAAGGGACAGGACCTCCAGGAAGGGGCTTCAGCAGCTCAGCAAATCCACAGGGCCCCTGTGTGGACACACAGAGGGGGAAGCAGACATGCCTAAGACAATATGGGGCTCAGGACAGAGAGCACAGGCAGGGGGTGCCAGGCAGGCTTCCTGCAGGAGGTGGCTCTCAAGCTGGGCCTTGGAGGACTGGGAAGGGTTTGGACAGAGGGAGAAGGTGAAGAAgaaattccaggcagagggaaaagcaAAGGCAAAGGCTGAGAGGTAGGTAACTTGGGAAGAAGGAGCAGGAAGGGACCAGGGTAGGCCTGGGATGAGGGATGAGGATGCGATGGGAGGCCCAGAGTCCACTCAGACCATTTCCTCCCTCAGACCCCAACAAAGCTTCAGCTTCCACCTCCAAGACCCCTGCTCAGCTCCATCATCAGCTGCTGCCCCCACCTGAGGCCCTGCTGGCCCCGGCCACCTACAGGCCTGTCACCTATCAGAGCCTGTACTCTGGAGCCCCGAGCCACCTAGGGATCCCAAGGACCCGACCAGCACCATACCCCCTCCCCAACATCCGGGCTGATAGggatcaaggaggcctgcctctcccagctggGCTGGGGCTCCTGTCCCCCACTGTGGTGTGTCTAGggcctggccaggacttccagtgaTGGCAGAAGCCCTGTGGGGAAGCCCTGCTACCCTGGACCTTACAACGGGTATGGGAATcagcctctgccccgcccccTCCAGCTCCACCTCTGTCTCAAGGAGAGCAGGGTAGGTGAAAGTCTAGAGAAAGAGGCTACCTGTCCAGGGTCACAGCAAGGCTGGGACCATGACAAGCTTGGAACCAGGCCTTCTACCTCCCAACCCCAGCAGCCTGAATACTGTGCCCTCTTGCTTTGGGGGTAACTCCTGAAAACCCTGCCttacctctcccttccccctaaCATTAAACTATTTGGCATGAGTGGTCAGAGCACTTCTGTCCTCGTGGTCACGGTGGGTGGGGGCCTCAGGAACTCCCAGACCCATCACAGTCCCCACATCAGCCCTGTAGGCATCCCGAAGCTCTGCCCAGTGCCGTCCGCATCCCTGGGAGCACACAGTAATATTAAAAGTGGTGACTCCAGCCCAGTGGCAGGGCTGCACTTGCCCAGATGAGGATCGAAACTGGCGCTCAGAGAGGCGCGggacctgctcaaggtcacacagcagagcATGGCGGACACCCGCCACCCCACGTTTAAATGCTGTGTGCAAGGCTGGGGTCATCTGGTCCCCAAGCCCAGGGTCTGGTGAAAGGGCGCAGAACCACGGTGGTCAATGACCACAGGAGACGAGGTAGGAACGGGGGAGGGATTTGGGAATCCGGTCAAGACTCAAGGCAGGAAGGGAGAAGAGCTCTGGACGCTGGGACAAGGAGGTCAAAGGCCTGGGGCTGGATTCCGACGGAGCCAGAGGGGAAGACAAGACTGGGGGAGGCGCGCGCCACCCAGCGGCATCGGGAGGGAGGACCGGAGGGAAGGCTGGGCCGGACGCTCCTCTCGCGCACGGATCGACCTCGGGCTCCTAGAGGGGCATCCCCGTGGGATCCCGGCTCCGTACATCCTGGAGCCCCTAAGGGAGGGACGGACCAACGGGAGCCGGCAGGGCCTCATCAGACACCCCAACGCCAGGACCCAACGGGACCGAGGACGGTCGCCGGGCGCTTCACGGTCCGCGCGGTTCCAGGATCTCTGAGGGTACCACCGCCAGGTCCTCCAGCTCCGCGCCCATCTCCCTCCCCGCGGCCACGCCCCCGACCCTGGCCCGGCCCTGCCGGAAGCACAGTCCGCCTGGCCACGCCCCCCAGTCATTCGTACCAAAGTTCCGGtccaggccccgcccccagcccgcCCCAGCCTCGATTGCCTACTAGGCCCCGCCGCCCTCTCGCAGTAACGTTCGGGTCCGGCTCCCGCGCAGGCCCCGCCccgccaccctccctccctccctccctcccatcggGGGGATTCAACGCGTCCCACAGAGGCCCCGCCTTCAAACAGGCCCCGCCCCCTAGCAGACTCCGTCCCACCGAGGCCCCGCCTTCAAACAGGCCCCGCCCCCGAACAGACCCAGTACCACCGAGGCCCAGTCTCCGGGCAGGCCCCGCCCACGAACAGACCCAACCCCGCCCACGAACAGACCCACCCCACCGAGGTCCCCCGACACCACTGCCGCTCAGCAGCTCCCCCGGCGGGACGCGTCGGGCGAGCTGCCCCTTCTCCCTCTCAGCTTCCGGAGGGACCGGGGCTgagcgccccgccccgccccgcctctTCCCTCGCCCAACCCCGCGCCCTCAGTGTCCCGGCCGCGCAGGACTCGACATGCTGCCCGACTGCCTGTCGGCCGAGGGCGAGCTGCGCTGCCGCCGGCTGCTGGCCGGGGCCACGGCCCGGCTCCGCGCGCGGCCCGCGTCGGCCGCAGTGCTCGTGCCGCTCTGCTCAGTGCGTGGGGTCCCGGCGCTGCTGTACACGCTGCGGTCCAGTCGCCTGACCGGGAGGCACAAGGGCGACGTCAGGTACAGCGGCCGGGAACTCCTCGCCCTTTGCCGGAGGCCACAGGAGCCCGGGGCTGGCAGGGACCTCGGGCAGGGCACTTAGCCCCTTCGAGCCTCGGTTTCCGCCTCCGTAAAATGAGTCTGGGGAGAGTCCCTCCGCCCAAGGGCTGCGGCGAGAGGTCAGCGATCCGTGTCCGTCGGCCCCGGTGCACCTGCCCGGGCGCGACGTCCTAGCCGCGTGGGCCCCCTCGTGCGCCCCTCGTGCGCGTCCTTTCGCGCACGCCTGGGCCCGGGACAACCCTTTGAGCTGTTTCCCGCTAAGAGGGCGGACGCCGCCCCCTGCCGGCGACTACGGAGAGGTTCGGGCCCTGCCCGGCGGGAATTAAGAACATCCTGAGGACAATGTCAGTGTTACTGGGGCCACCATAGGCCGAATTTGGGTATCTGAGCCCCAGGATCTTCTTGCCTCTGCTGCAGACCCTCTTATCCTGCGCTGCCCCGGGCCTCTCTTGCTTATCCCCATTGCTCAGGGAGGTAAACTGGCCTCCAGAGGTCGCATCGCTTGCCTGGGGCCTCCCAGTAAACTAGGGGCAGAGGCAGGCCATACTTCGGTGGGCCACTGGCCCCCCCGCACTGCCGACACCCCCACCTCTCCATGGCCCCAAGAGTCCACGGACCAGACTCCTTTTGTCTGTTTAGTTTCCCAGGCGGCAAGTGCGACCCGGCTGACCAAGACGTGGTGCACACGGCCCTGCGGGAAACCcgggaggagctgggcctggcagtGCCCGAGGAGCACGTGTGGGGCCTGCTGCGGCCTGTGTATGATCCGGTGAGCCACCTGGCTGAGGCCACCCCACCCCATTCACTCACTCTGTGCGTGCCCTGGAGCCGGGCTCCCAGGGACCAGGAGAGTGGTCGTGGACCCCCACAGGCACGAAGTGTGGAGGGGTGCCCCTAATCTGCCTGGTCACATGCACCACCCCACACACCCCCTCGGGAAGGGATTGGGAAGGCTCTAGTGTCCTGAGTAGAGGTGGCCCAGGGCGATGGGGTGGGCCAGCTCCGCTCAGCTTGGTGGATTAGGGCCAGGGAAGCTTCATGGGGTAGGCAGGGATTGAACCCAGGCTTGAATGCCAAGTGGGAGATTGTCCTAAGCAGAGGGAACAGGTCTAGTGCATTTGAAGGGACCTGAGTCAGTCAGCATGGCTGGAGGACATAGGCAGGTGGACCCGAACATGACTACCAAAGGCCTACGCATGGCAAAGGGGTCTTCCTCTCACACTCCCCTCCCCAGCCTTCAAACCCAGCCAAGGCCATGCTTCCCTGACTGCCTGCCATCTTCCCCAGCGAAAGGCCACCGTGGTGCCAGTGCTTGCTGGTGTAGGCCCACTGGATCCCCAGAGCCTCAGGCCCAACTCGGAGGAGGTGAGCTGGGGGATGTGAGGGGGTTGGGCTGTTCCAGTCCTCTGTCTaccctctctgcctcctgcctgcaGGTAGATGAGGTGTTTGCACTGCCGCTGGCCCACCTGCTGCAGACGCAGAATCAGGGCTATACCCACTTCTGCCGGGGTGGCCACTTCCGCTACACACTACCCGTCTTCCTGCATGGACCACACCGGGTCTGGGGCCTCACAGCTGTCATCACAGAGTTTGCCCTGCAGCTGCTGGCACCTGGTACCTACCAGCCCCGCCTGGCCGGCCTGAGCTGCTCAGGGGCTGAGGGTCTGGCCCACCCTAAGCAGCCCCTGGCTTCACCCTGCCAGGCCAGCTCCACTCCAGGACTGAATAAAGGTCTTTGACAGCTCTAGAGCTCCTGCTTCTGCTGTACTGGGGCCTTGACCTTAGGCAGACCACTCCAGGTCGCTGGTTGGGGCTCCTCCTTCCAGTCACGCCATTCCCCACAGCAGCGGACACTTCCTGGGTGCCAAGTACTTGGAGTCAATTCATCTTACCCTCACAACAGCCCGTAAGGCGGGGCCAACACTGTCTCTGGCTGGTGAGACTGCTTTCAGGGAGGAGAGACACCTTGCCTAAGGGCCCCAGGCTGGGATTGGAACCAGAGCTCTCAGACTCCACAGCCCAGACTCTTAGGCACTGCACTGCCCATGTCTCAGCCTGCACCTCCTGTTCTGTCTGCTGTGCCTGGCTGACCCTGTGCTGGGCTCCGGGATCCCAGAGAGGAGTAAGGCGCACCCATGCCCCTGGGTGTTACTGCAGGGGTCTCACACACAGAGCCCCTGTGTGTGCCAGCTGCTGTGTGGGGGCCACAGCTGTGGACCGGTCAGATGCTCACCTGCCCTCCAGAGTGAGGAGTGCTCAGTCTAGGGGAGACCTCAGACGAGGTCACacagataatcatgtggttccACATTAATTAATCACAGATAATAGTGGAATTATGTAAGACATCAACTAGGTAGACCAGGGTTCTGTGAAAGAGTTGAGGGAGTGGGTGGTCTGAGCTTGCCGTGGCAGGATGGCTGGATCCAGGGGCTCAGGGGCTCCCCTCTTGCTGTGCTTTGCGCTGTGCTGGCCTCAGCCCCGGGGAGGTTGTCTCTAGTGCAGAATGTGAGAGGTTGAGGAGAGGATAGCAGCGTCCATCAACAGAAAACACGGCTGCTCCTTCCCAGCCAGTCTAACCCAGAAGTGCACTTCACTGGCCTGCCTTGAGTCACATGTCCTTCCCTGAGCCTGTCACATGGCCAGTTGGATTTACAATACATTGATGGATAGAGTCTGGGATGCTTGCCTGGGTAGGAGGGGGAACTCCCTGGACTGAGAAGCAGTGGTTCCCGAAGAACAATTGAGGTTCCCACTTtagacaaaaatcaactcaaaatggccTGTAAAAACCTGAAGTGAGCCGGacgtcgtggctcatgcctgtaatcccaacactttggttgGCCAAGGCCGGCCACCGtgactcaggagttcaagaccggcctggccaatgtagtgaaaccccatctgtatagaaatacaaaaaaattagccaggcatggtggtgcacgctgtaatcccagctactcaagaagctgaggtgggaagatcgcttgagcccaggaggcagaggctgcagtgaactgagattgtgccactgcactccagcctgggcgacagagtgagatcctatctaaaaggaaaaaaacaaaaaaaacaaaaacctgcaaTGGTAACACTACTTGAAGGAAACATATGGGGAAAGTTctagacattggtctgggcaatgatttcttggataggaccccaaaagcaaaggcatcaaaagcaaaaacagacaaatgggatggCACCcgactaaaaagcttctacacagcaaaaaaaaaaaaaaacaacaaagtgaagagagagactacaggatgggagaaaatctttgtaaaCCATACACCTGATAAGGGGGCTAATATCCAAAGGAAACAAGGAACTCAAGAAACAAATATCCCCATTTaaacatgggcaaaggacctgaacatacatttctcaaaagacacgtgaaaaaatccTCAGCATCGCTAATCGTGCaggaaatacaagttaaaatctcaatgagataccacctcacacctgttaaaaAAGCTACTACCAAACCATGGGAGACAACAAATGCtcgtgaggatgtggaggaaagggaagccttatgtgctgttggtgggaaggtaaatgagcacagccattttggaaaatcatATGGCAGTCCCTTAGaacactaaaaatagagctactgtGTGATTCAGCAACCCCACTTGTGGGTAGTATCCACAGGAATTGAAGTCAGCATGCTGAAGAGGTGTCTGCCTCCATGTTCACTGCAGTGCCATTCACAACAGCTAAGACACGGCAGCAACCTGACTGCCCAG
Coding sequences within:
- the TBX10 gene encoding T-box transcription factor TBX10, with protein sequence MAAFLSAGLGILAPSETYPLPTTSSGWEPRLGSPFPSGPCTSSTGAQAVAEPTGQGPKNPRVSSVTVQLEMKPLWEEFNQLGTEMIVTKAGRRMFPPFQVKILGMDSLADYALLMDFIPLDDKRYRYAFHSSAWLVAGKADPATPGRVHFHPDSPAKGAQWMRQIVSFDKLKLTNNLLDDNGHIILNSMHRYQPRFHVVFVDPRKDSERYAQENFKSFIFTETQFTAVTAYQNHRITQLKIASNPFAKGFRESDLDSWPVAPRPLLSVPARSHSSLSPCVLKGTTDREKDPNKASASTSKTPAQLHHQLLPPPEALLAPATYRPVTYQSLYSGAPSHLGIPRTRPAPYPLPNIRADRDQGGLPLPAGLGLLSPTVVCLGPGQDFQ
- the NUDT8 gene encoding mitochondrial coenzyme A diphosphatase NUDT8; the encoded protein is MLPDCLSAEGELRCRRLLAGATARLRARPASAAVLVPLCSVRGVPALLYTLRSSRLTGRHKGDVSFPGGKCDPADQDVVHTALRETREELGLAVPEEHVWGLLRPVYDPRKATVVPVLAGVGPLDPQSLRPNSEEVDEVFALPLAHLLQTQNQGYTHFCRGGHFRYTLPVFLHGPHRVWGLTAVITEFALQLLAPGTYQPRLAGLSCSGAEGLAHPKQPLASPCQASSTPGLNKGL